The Verrucomicrobiota bacterium genomic sequence ACTATGATTGAACCGAAAACGAAACTTCAAACACGCCTTTTGTGGCGTAAGCTATGTTCGAACCATCTGCTCCTTGTTGGACTTATCTTTTCGAGTCTAACTTTTTTTCGGGTCTACGGCTATTTCGGGCCTGAGTTCAATGGTAAGTTCGTCATGGGGGGATTTCTTCTAATGTGGTTTGTGCCCTGGGTATTTCTAACTCGTCCAGGACGACGTGCCATAGGTCTGTCTCTCCCTCATGGATTGAGTTGGATGTTTCTGGCTCCGGTGATGGGCGCAGTTCTGGCCTTGTTGTGTTATGTGTTGGGCGACGTGCTATATGGTTCATCGGAGCAACATTGGTTTCGGTCGGTTGCAAATTCTTTTTTAAGTGATGAGCGGGTTCTGGGCATGCCGACCAAACAAATGTTTCTTATGTTTACCATACCGGCGGTTTTGTTTTCTCCCATTGGAGAGGAGATCCTGTTCCGTGGACTGATCCACCAATCCGTTCAGGAGAAACACGGGTGGACCAGCGCTGTCGTGGTAAATGCCTCTCTCTTTGCTGGAGTACATTTATTTCACCATGGGATCAATAGAACGGCTGGTGGCTGGACTATTCTGTGGGTCTCCGGCTTTCTTTGGTTCATGTTCATGTTGATGTTTGTGGTCAGTGTCTGT encodes the following:
- a CDS encoding type II CAAX endopeptidase family protein; protein product: MIEPKTKLQTRLLWRKLCSNHLLLVGLIFSSLTFFRVYGYFGPEFNGKFVMGGFLLMWFVPWVFLTRPGRRAIGLSLPHGLSWMFLAPVMGAVLALLCYVLGDVLYGSSEQHWFRSVANSFLSDERVLGMPTKQMFLMFTIPAVLFSPIGEEILFRGLIHQSVQEKHGWTSAVVVNASLFAGVHLFHHGINRTAGGWTILWVSGFLWFMFMLMFVVSVCFSWLRLRYNSLVPSIVAHSFFNLVMNVTFFYWLLVP